Proteins from one Epinephelus moara isolate mb chromosome 1, YSFRI_EMoa_1.0, whole genome shotgun sequence genomic window:
- the znf821 gene encoding zinc finger protein 821 isoform X6, protein MTTKRTQCRLQGAGVKEESEEGADGNNFVCPLCTLDFSSPEKLISHVYQHTTMMSNSKSYVCPVCGRALSSPGSLGRHLLIHSEDRLSNCAVCGARFTDTNNFNREKLKDVLDTTRMDVDGRDNCSMSLSSSPMTSPDHGTCSCHGPGPSPSSCQGPRPCQPPDPNPSLCQASRTCQGPGHIPSQCQGPRPCHGPGPCAGSDQGPSFPSLPDSLLSEGPSLASIPDALNSSSSGFPPIPDILGPMPVYPAGVLLVCNSCVAYQQLVEAQSPMRKWALRRKNEPLEARMQRLERERTAKKNKRACETDEERELRRLRDREAKRMQRMQESEEQRARRLQRDREAMRMKRANETPEKRQARLIREREAKRIKRRLEKIDPALRTQIEHDPAAMAALTADMSLFQFPCPMPVPSIDNGLFMKLP, encoded by the exons GAGAGCGAGGAAGGGGCAGACGGCAACAACTTTGTTTGTCCTCTCTGCACGCTGGATTTCAGCAGCCCTGAGAAGCTCATCTCCCATGTCTACCAG CACACGACTATGATGAGCAATAGCAAGAGCTATGTGTGCCCAGTGTGTGGGCGAGCCCTGAGTTCGCCTGGCTCGCTTGGACGGCATCTTCTCATCCACTCTGAGGACCGCCTCTCCAACTGCGCTGTCTGTGGTGCACGCTTCACAGACACCAACAACTTTAACAG GGAGAAGCTTAAAGATGTCCTCGACACAACCAGGATGGATGTCGATGGGAGAGACAACTGTTCCATGTCCCTCTCCAGCAGCCCCATGACCAGCCCGGACCACGGCACTTGCTCCTGTCACGGACCAGGCCCCAGTCCCAGTTCATGTCAGGGCCCTCGCCCCTGTCAACCACCTGACCCCAACCCCAGCCTTTGTCAAGCCAGTCGTACCTGCCAGGGACCAGGCCATATCCCCAGCCAGTGTCAAGGCCCCAGACCATGCCACGGGCCAGGACCATGCGCAGGCTCTGACCAAGGGCCCTCCTTTCCTTCACTGCCCGACAGTCTCCTCTCTGAAGGGCCTTCACTGGCATCTATCCCTGATGCTCTTAACTCCTCTTCCTCAGGCTTTCCTCCCATCCCTGACATCCTGGGCCCTATGCCGGTGTATCCTGCCGGAGTGCTGCTGGTGTGCAACAGCTGCGTGGCCTATCAGCAGCTAGTGGAGGCCCAGTCGCCGATGCGAAAATGGGCTCTGCGTAGGAAGAACGAACCCTTGGAGGCCCGCATGCAGCGTCTAGAGCGCGAGCGCACGGCAAAGAAGAACAAGCGGGCGTGTGAGACGGACGaggagagggagctgaggagGCTGCGGGACCGCGAGGCCAAGCGCATGCAGAGGATGCAAGAATCAGAGGAGCAGCGGGCGCGCAGGctgcagagagacagggaggcCATGCGTATGAAGAGGGCAAACGAGACGCCAGAGAAGAGGCAAGCCAGGCTGATCCGCGAGAGGGAGGCGAAGAGGATCAAGCGGCGGCTGGAGAAGATCGACCCTGCTCTGAGGACACAGATAGAGCATGATCCTGCTGCCATGGCTGCCCTTACAGCAGACATGAGTCTCTTTCAGTTCCCCTGCCCTATGCCTGTCCCTTCCATTGACAACGGTCTGTTCATGAAGCTGCCCTAA
- the atxn1l gene encoding ataxin-1-like, with protein sequence MKPAQERNQECLPPKKRDLLVSNSSGAGGTGGVGAAGGGGGNSGGGNSAGSGIGEDEVVSIQNSAANSDTQGGTPSGEWLRTQPGLHYGVDNSDGIPAVPVDQYSMLYKVALPSVTYSPTSLHPVLGHLSSGYTVHSPLLQHPGLPYPPLGYAQIPHSSLQFVSSPYAAVPYALPPGFVPGSLISPSGTIPQPHAVSHLVPYPSVIQEGVVSPPPQAQVAAHTFAKVAASSGVPLMLPSEQAAQQHLGTVGVLPAAELSSRGLPVFYHPQGARAATATRDPHSAQQENEPEMNGGDKEQGAREVVLDYTARNASLLQVASNSAVQEYSQERGPMNRRLEERSSPGQRSTPDSDLEVQQVVGRLASSGQGGVRKEVSFAPLNLSQGAQRARDVHGESTGVVSGRTAYTTQTACYTDPRVASLQQQTGQPGHAVMLANGQPVLIPLEYHLQHQAQPPQQHYPGQANDASASHASTTMASPNPSFKASDSSARVCLLERAEPTTAQQQLPQQPPVQPTADATQALASSLAPASAPCNPSHFMKGAIIQLATGELKRVEDLQTQDFVRSAEVSGGLKIDSSMVVDIRASQQRPGLVSLHFTVGEQQSKVTIDVPPEHPFFVFGQGWSSCSPERTAQLYGLACHHLQAGDVCVSITLQQQLQPQQQKQPQHHPSQQQQQQQNLSRTLSKTNATSGPGHQLMGPPAPQQSRPPSHFRLDRIHRERQRDGEKDAADKEEATHFGVVGHSESPIRPSRTLAEHPRSQSSYHLHTEGSAFAGAGMGAMQAALGASQRRWSSPGLQRHSMKGDEGPRPHISTSSHTRPSFIPQEVKLSIEGRSNAGK encoded by the exons ATGAAACCTGCTCAGGAACGCAACCAGGAGTGCCTGCCTCCTAAGAAGAGGGACCTCCTAGTTAGTAACAGCAGTGGAGCTGGAGGGACAGGAGGAGTTGgggctgcaggaggaggtggtggcAACAGTGGAGGTGGCAATAGTGCTGGTAGTGGTATTGGAGAAGATGAAGTGGTTTCCATCCAGAACTCCGCAGCCAACAGTGACACTCAGGGAGGGACCCCATCTGGAGAGTGGCTGCGGACTCAGCCAGGGCTTCATTATGGAGTGGATAATTCTGATGGCATACCAGCAGTGCCAGTTGACCAGTACAGTATGCTCTATAAAGTGGCTCTTCCATCTGTTACCTACTCGCCTACCAGTCTTCACCCAGTGTTAGGCCACCTCTCGTCAGGCTACACTGTACACTCTCCTCTCCTGCAGCATCCAGGCCTTCCCTATCCTCCTCTTGGTTATGCCCAGATCCCTCATTCCTCTCTCCAGTTTGTTAGTTCTCCTTATGCAGCTGTACCTTACGCTCTGCCCCCTGGCTTTGTCCCGGGATCATTAATTTCTCCCTCAGGCACCATTCCTCAGCCCCATGCTGTGTCCCACCTTGTTCCCTATCCATCTGTCATACAGGAAGGTGTTGTTTCTCCACCTCCCCAGGCCCAGGTAGCTGCTCATACCTTTGCCAAAGTTGCGGCATCAAGCGGTGTCCCGCTGATGCTGCCTTCAGAGCAAGCTGCCCAGCAGCACCTTGGTACTGTAGGAGTCCTGCCCGCAGCAGAGCTCAGCTCTCGAGGGTTGCCAGTCTTCTATCACCCTCAGGGCGCCAGGGCTGCCACTGCCACCAGAGACCCTCACAGTGCCCAGCAGGAAAATGAACCAGAGATGAATGGAGGCGATAAAGAGCAGGGAGCCAGGGAGGTTGTGCTCGACTACACTGCCAGAAATGCAAGTCTGCTGCAGGTAGCATCCAACTCTGCGGTCCAGGAGTACAGCCAAGAGAGAGGCCCGATGAACCGAAGGCTGGAAGAGAGGAGCTCACCTGGCCAGCGCAGCACTCCAGACAGTGACCTGGAG GTGCAGCAGGTGGTTGGTCGTTTGGCTTCTTCTGGCCAAGGTGGAGTGCGGAAAGAGGTCTCCTTTGCTCCCTTGAACCTCTCTCAGGGTGCCCAGAGAGCCAGAGATGTCCACGGAGAGAGCACAGGCGTGGTTTCAGGCCGGACTGCGTACACAACCCAGACTGCGTGTTACACTGATCCCAGAGTGGCCAGTCTCCAGCAGCAAACGGGACAACCAGGACATGCTGTCATGCTTGCCAACGGGCAACCAGTTCTCATTCCCTTGGAGTATCACTTGCAGCATCAGGCCCAGCCGCCGCAGCAACACTACCCAGGACAGGCTAATGATGCCTCAGCCAGCCATGCCTCTACCACCATGGCCTCTCCTAACCCAAGCTTTAAAGCCTCTGATTCTTCAGCCAGAGTGTGCCTCCTTGAAAGGGCGGAGCCGACCAcagcgcagcagcagctcccCCAGCAGCCTCCTGTCCAGCCTACAGCAGATGCGACTCAGGCCTTAGCTTCAAGCCTCGCTCCTGCCTCGGCTCCCTGCAACCCATCACACTTCATGAAGGGAGCCATCATCCAGCTGGCTACTGGGGAACTGAAGCGTGTCGAGGACCTGCAGACTCAGGACTTTGTGCGCAGCGCCGAGGTGAGTGGGGGTCTTAAGATTGACTCCAGCATGGTGGTGGACATCCGTGCCAGCCAGCAGAGACCGGGTCTTGTGTCGCTTCACTTTACTGTGggggagcagcagagcaaagtGACCATCGACGTGCCTCCGGAGCACCCCTTTTTTGTGTTCGGGCAGGGCTGGTCGTCCTGCAGCCCCGAGCGCACAGCCCAGCTCTACGGCTTGGCCTGCCATCATCTGCAAGCGGGAGacgtgtgtgtgtccatcaccctgcagcagcagcttcagccgcagcagcagaaacaaccaCAGCACCATCCttcacaacagcaacaacagcagcagaaccTGTCCAGGACTTTGAGCAAAACCAACGCCACATCAGGACCCGGTCACCAGCTCATGGGGCCTCCTGCCCCTCAGCAGTCACGGCCTCCATCTCATTTCAGGCTTGACCGCAtccacagagaaagacagagggatgggGAGAAAGATGCAGCTGACAAGGAGGAAGCCACACATTTTGGAGTTGTTGGGCACTCTGAGTCGCCCATCAGACCAAGTAGGACCTTAGCAGAGCATCCAAGGAGCCAGAGCAGTTACCACTTGCACACAGAGGGCTCTGCTTTCGCAGGGGCAGGGATGGGAGCAATGCAGGCTGCGCTAGGTGCATCTCAGAGGCGCTGGTCCTCACCTGGCCTCCAAAGACACAGTATGAAGGGAGACGAAGGGCCACGCCCTCATATAAGCACCTCCAGCCACACGAGGCCCTCTTTCATCCCCCAGGAGGTCAAACTGTCCATTGAGGGGCGCTCTAATGCAGGGAAGTAG